Genomic DNA from Dysidea avara chromosome 10, odDysAvar1.4, whole genome shotgun sequence:
TTTGAACTTTAAGAAAGTGTTTGACCATGTTAACCCCTATTGTACAAAATAAAATCTTATAAGCTGGAACATAAGTTTAAATGGTTTGTAGCATATTTATGTTACTACCATCAATATGTCTGCATTAACAACACCTATACTATGAGCTCCTCCCTGTTTTATCAGGGGTTCCACAGGACAGTATCTTGGGCCTATTATTCCTTGTTCTGTTTGTTAACGTATAGTGATCTACCAAACTACCTTCGGTTTTGTCTATGCCAGTGATGTGCACTGGGGGGCTTAAAATTTGTGCAGACAGTGCAGTGGTATCCAATACTGTGCAGTGATGTGGGAAAATGCAAACTAGAGACTAGTGCAAACTGAAACCACATCTGTGAGTAAGTGAGTAACTTCAGCAATTGTGTTTTTTATGCTGCATGTTGAATACCAATGATGACTTGTGAAAAGCACACCAGTAAGTTAGAAGTTTCTTTTCACACTCTTGCTGTAGCGAAGTCCATACTCCATCTCTAGCTCCATTATTGACACTTTAACCATCTATTGCAATACCACATATTTTTCTTTGCATCTTGTTCCCAAAATTACTGAATGCATTCTTTACTGCTCCTACAACACTGCTGGCACCTCGTTCTGCAGGTTTTTCAGTTGACACAGTGCTGTTACTAAATCATTTTCTTTAATCTAAATCACAGCTACAGCTATGTTCTCTGTTTGATATGCATCTATATGACCATAACCTTTACAGATACAGCCAAACTTCCAGTCAATTCAAAGTTAAAGAAAGATATTATAGCAATGCACATGATGATACACTGGGTTAGTGTACTGTGATTAGGGACAATATTATGGCTTGAATTCTCCTTCTATTATGTACCAGCAGTactactagtaccagcagtGCCACTACTACCAGTAGTACCAGAGGTatcagtagtaccagcagtatcactagtaccagcagtgcCACTACTACCAGTAGTACCAGAGGTatcagtagtaccagcagtaccactagtaccaccAGTACCAATAGAACCTGCAGTACCACTACTATCAGTactaccagcagtaccactagtaccagcagtaccactaatACCAATAGAACCAGCAATACCaatagtaccaatagtaccagcagtaccactagtaccagtagtactaTGAGTACCAGCAGCACCACCAGttccagcagtaccactagtactagcagtaccactagtaccaatagtaccagcagtaccactagtaccactagtaccagcagtaccactagtaccagcagtaccactagtaccagcagtaccactagtaccagcagtaccactagtaccatcagtaccactagtaccagcagtaccattagtaccactagtaccaacagtaccagcagtaccactagtaccagcagtaccactagtaccagcagtaccactaataccaatagtaccagcagtaccactagtaccactagtaccagcagtaccactagtaccagcagtaccactagtactatATAGcagtaccaagagttaatattaATAACTCTTggcagtaccaatagtaccagtggtaccactagtaccagcagtatcattagtaccagtagtacctctagcaccagcagtaccactagtaccactAGTACAAGCAGTATACCACTAGTgtcataataatgatggttgGTTTATACAGTATTTATATATTTCATGAAATATAGTATCTATTATTTCATGACTTTTATATCCAGAAGGAGCCAAGCTATAAAATGTGTATAGCTTCTGGGGGACTAtagacatgcccccagaccccctgctctaatatgcctaTGAACTCTGGAGCACATGACACTTCTTCATTTACATTCTATCACATTAGGAACTTCTCTacacaaagaaaaaacacaaaataaaagtatAATACATCTAAAAAgtataaaaacaagcataataggcagaaaattggggaaataCCAAAACAcataataggctaaatttggagcataatagactcaagcctactgtagagagatcagctagaagaaatcaccttatagagagttcagctacaagaaaccaccttgtagagagttaatttagttacaaacaaatcattgaccctgtagagactttatctacaaacaaatcaccctgtagagagttcaacaactGCAAACAGATAACCGTGCAGAgggttcagttagaaacaagtcaccctatagagagaatccagtagagagttcagctacaagcaaatcacctgtagagagttcggctacatttcaagtcacccagtagagagatcagctgcaaacaagttatcctatagggaataattggcatgtaataaaaatatgtatataatttgtatatttactgctaaaatcaaaaatagttaaagtattagaAAGCTGTTTTAAATCTTTTTTTCCTTCctatggtaaagaaaaaaagatatgtttaaaaagccccaaaacttgcctatggccagctttgaggtatacaaatacaaaaagatattatatatctaatccaaaacagccaagctgtaaaaatagggtacagcccccaaaaagccatggttaaaaatgtgaaatccaagtttgcagccaagaaatggctgtgattgtaggtAAACggcaaaaacatttaataaaaataattcaagtgaatttgtacTAGGACTCAgtaacaaattcacctgaattgtaacagttgttattaaaagttttgccACTTACCTAGCTaccaccatcacagccatttcttggccgacaacttggatttcacatccttttttaCCATggtttttgagggccacacccttttttacagcttggttgttttgcaTTAGATAGTATATTCAGATGTCTATGTCTCAAAGTTGATTATGTTACTCTCTGGAATTTGTAGACAGTTTTATTGAATAACTCTtctgtgtacaaagtatacaaATCTCAATTAATTCTTACTTGTAATTGAGAGGACATTGTGCACAAATACATCAGTGACACTGGATAGGTTGTGTATATTATTTGAATCTATGTCATCACGTTATCAGCCCTGATGGTTTGTTTAAAGTGAACAGACCAGTGTTGAAGCATTGATAGAAGGTTGAGCAATATAATGTATGCATattgagcaattgtttgtagaccTGTCTCTTTTCATTTCTATTGGTGAATTAGCTATACAAAACTCTTAAGAAATCCATTTATTAATGCAATTAAGAGGGATCTTGTGCTGGAGACAAATTAAGATATGTATTTGTGTTCGGGGGTTATACCtagggggtttcaggaaacccctttggattttacacagtgcttgaaacattaagaaattgccAGTTGAAACTTTGTGCTGCAAGAATCTGGAATGTATCATGAAACAGGAAACATTTTAAgcttaaataatagtttctcacatgacaGCAACACTAAAAGCTAACATTGTCcaacattgttctgaattatgatcaATCCGAAATAGATTCTGTACTGCTGCAAAAAGACATTGACTCACAAATGGAATGGTGACAAAtgaaattaaatatttataaatgTTGTTCTATGAGTATATCACCATGCAGTTACCATCATGTTTATCATATGTCCAACACTCCACTGTCCACTGTTTCGCACTGTAAATACGTAGGTGTTACAACTCAGTCTGATCTTAAATAGAACAAACATGTTCAGCAGATTACACAAAAAGCTAATAATTCCCTCTCTATGTTACAACGGAACATCAAGATAGCTTCAACCAAGACCAAGATCCTTGCATaccagcaagagttcataataatatataaatatatatattatgtactcttgataccAGTCATTAGTTAGATCGCAACTTGAATAATACAGCAATGGTCTGGTCACCATGGCAGTCCTATTTGATACAAAATATTGAGAAAGTCCAACACCGTACAGCCAGATATGCAACAAATACTTATAGTCCATATATCAGTGTCTCACACCTCCTGTTACTCCTTAGCTGGGAAACCTTAGAATCCCACCATACCAATGATAGACTGTCAATGTTAtaaatcaacaaaattaatcatAATACCATGTAATTCTTATCTCCAATATTCTAATGTCAGTTTTACCAGAGAAACTAACAGTTACAAATTTATTCCATTTCACTACCACAAAAACACATTTCAGAGCTTTGTTTTTCCCCACACTGTACTGAAATGGAACAAAATTAATTACCAGACCACATTGTAAATTCATCATCTATTGATCAATTCGAGTTATATTTTTATTATTGGAAAcccctttcaaaattcctgcatacacCCCTGGATTAGTGCTTTAAGTACAGTCAATGTAAATCAGTGCTGATTGGACATTTTGTATGTCGGCAAAGGTTGTTTTGATTGTTATGATAGTTATGTGCTGTTAGCTACATTTAAAAATATTGAAGTTCATCATCCAGctactttctttttttttgaagTTCATCATCCATTAATGATTTGTATCTGATTTTATTTAAGGGGTTATTTGGTGATGTTAATGCTTTGCACATATTGTAGCCTGATCTCACTATCTTGCTTTTGACGTTAATATAGTGAAGTTAGGATATCTTCATAATCAATGGACGGAATTTTATGGGGCAACATGAGAGACTTATTGCTGCATGTAGACGCAAATGGTTTACAGCTGCATGTAGACACAAATGGTGCAGGTTTGTATAGTGATTTTTTAATATAGGGAGTACCTAAAACGATATAGCTACATTCACTTCACTACTCATGGTATATTTTGGTAtaccggccctaatggcactcccttccacctCCATGTCTCTAAAGaaataaactatctaatccaaaacagctaagctgtaaaaaaagagtgcagccctcaaaacggctatggtgaaaaagatgtgaaatccaaggtggcggccaagaaatggctgtgatggtaggttaatggtaaaaattttaataacaacaattcaggtgaattttggtgccacttggtctcggcacaaacttcacctgaattgtcattattaaaatttttaacgttaacctaccatcacagccatttcttggcgccaccttggatttcacatcttttttcaccatagcctttttgagagctgcactcttttttttacagcttagctgttttggattagatttcacttcttttgtatttgtataccccaaagccggcctatggccagctttggggcttttttttCAACctatcttatttttcttttccacaggaagaaaagatgaagcagatgaatactttaaatatttctgattttatcaataaatgtacaaattatatatatatatatataatacatattatttattacagaactctacatggtgcatggtttctatgtaactgaaaactctacaaggtgagtccttctagctgatctctctacagggtgaattgtttgtaactgaactatctactaggtaacttcttctagctgatctctctacagaatgatttatttgtagctgaactctctacaaggtaacttcttctagctgatgtctctacagggttactacttagtagctgaactctctacatggtgatttcttctagctgacctttctacaggataatttgtttgtagctgaactctctataggtgatttgtttgcagctaaactctctacatgatggtttctttgtagctgaactctgtacagggaaatttcttctagctgatctctctacagggcgacttgtttgtagctgaactctctgcatggcggtttctttgtagctgaactctctacaaggtgacttcttctagctgaactacgttgttgaactccctacaaggtaacttcttctagctgatctctctacagagtgaattgtttgtagcttatctctatacaggttactagcttctagctgatcttttgaattcttttcagggtgactactctattagggtgactgctctattagagtatcaagaTCTCGCACTTactacaccaagtttgatttcgtgttataactccgtggctttaagtctgattcttctacaccattgaagatcctttctaaggtgattactccatctgtacagcgaatttcaaagcattaccctaagcggtttttctggtgggcACGGacagtagtcgtttttttattagttaatctcgattgcgtaattgttacacactgttggttttttcgttgtatcttcctggtttttagctcgatttctttcaaaccacaaaaggtttgaggttcattagttaacctattcacccaccgattttcagcttcttcccgtcagcggtttaccctgtaggcgtgacaacatagtggtgttatttttcgtgaataatcgctaatatcTTATTGcctgtttattttatttatttattttattattattatttttttggttaagaaacaacaaattaaacatACAAAGAAAGgagaagaaaaaaattaatttcaatAAGAGTTACTGCTTAATTAATGGGAGTCTTGACTCTACTTGAATGAGGTCAATTGGTGCTGATCCTAAAGAGTGGCCAAAGGAGCCCTTTGAGGATCTAGAACCCCTCAGACGTCTAATTGCTGACCTCAGAAGtgaaaaagacaagcagcaCCGGATCCACCCCATTACAGCAGCATAATTTGAATCCCATTTATCTGATAGCAAGGAAGCAAGGCGTTTGTAAAACATGGTTGCTCCGTTAGCCATTCCTCCTGTGGCTGAAAAGATTAAAGGAGTAAAGGAACTCTGTTCAACTTCACGTATGCGAGCTTCATATGAACGCTTCTTACACAATTCATGTTTTCTGTAAATGGCACTGGCACTGGTGGAATGATTACTAGGAGTGTgtgggttaattaattaaagaCTTTAACATCAATGTAAGTTTTCTCACAATGGCCCCGGAAACCATTGCCTGAAATATCTAGTCGAGCACCATCTTCAATTTTTGATGAGGCTAAGGTGAACTGCTCACAAGTAATAGGTTGTAAATGTGGCTCAACATCCACCTCATGGCAGACCTCAGTAAGTAAGCTTGTTGTTAAGTCACGGATCTCGTTGTGATGGATAGAAGggaagccacccttgggacaagTAAAGGAATGTTCAACAGTGaacatattccagccaaagttggtacagagatgcgcctttatacccccttctgtgtgccaaatttcaaggcaatcagatattgcgttcgcgttttatagcggtttttgtaagtgtgtgaaaagaggaaaagaagaggaagaagaaaaaaaacaagaaactaagccaatttttgaagtcgcatatctcgggaacgcttgaagcgatttcgctcaaatgtggaatgtggagtactgaagttggagggagtgtccacagtaaaaatcgtcttgtttcatcaaggaaacacagagctacggaggtgcgaaaattacgttttcattcttcctgtcaatatactcacgggtgttgcgcgccggcttcttgggccgcacgacacactaccgtgcgtCTTAATCATATTGAAACTATGGAAAATTGGCATTACTGGCAACCTGTGGTGGTGGTTTAAATCAGATCTCTATAATAGATACCAATGTGTATGACTCAATGGTTCCTACTCAACTCTACTTCCAGTTTTATCAGGTGTGCCCCATAGCAGCATCCTCAGCCCACTTTTGTTCTTAGTTTACATTAATAATTTGTATCTATCCATTCATCACTCCTATGCTTTATGTTTTGCAGATGACACTAAATGCTATTAACTCATTTTTTTAACTACTTGATTCTATCAAACTCTAGGATGACCTCAACTCTTTATTTGACTGGTCTCAGCACTCAAACTTATCTTTTATAATTAACACTAAGAAATTTATTCACCTTTCCTTTAATATAAAGTTTCCTACTTCTTATAACATTGATGATTCCTCAATAATGTCTAACAATACCCATCGTGACCTCGGTATTATTATATCCACTGACCTGTCCTGGAGAAACCACTATCACCACATTTCATCCAAAGTTTACAGAACCCTTGGATTGCTTAGACGTACATTCAGCCATTCTATTAACACTACAACTAAAAGAACTCTGTACATAGCACTAGTAAGGtcacagctactgtattgttccccattgtggcatccctaccttgtccaagatatctctgctcttgaaagaatacagcgcCGAGCTACCAAATATTAACGAGCTACCAAtgattatgtttctgattatgaaACTCACCTTGTCAAACTCAACCTACTACCataatgtatatttatgaccagtgtgacattctattcttcataaaatcaattcaaaatccATCTGATAACTTTGATATCCGGACCTTCACCaaattctgtcatcattctactaggtcttcttccagtaacaaacttgaacatgttaTTAGCTATATCATTTAATCAACATATATGCATGTagaaacttctacttcaacagacttcctTGAACTTTCAACAGTTTACCAGTAATTGACTTAACCttttgttaccattaaatttcagttaactaaaatcctatggcaACATTTTATGATAAACTTTGATCCAGGCAACCAacatagtttccattttacatgtccttgtagcatctgctccaaacacTCCAACCCACCCAACTTTGGTAAGCTTAGCAACTAATTGCAATTATGTAAGTAACAATAAGTACGTAATTTTAATCTTAAGTTATGGGGcctggtacttaccagattacctttagtgcaattgtacactaactcacttttattgttgtgtaaccatgtacacctgtaacattgcactataaagctaataatttAACTGAATTGAAAAAAATCTTGCCTATAAAAGCACTACAGAAAAGACCTAAACAGAACCTACCAGCCTATAGGGATCAGGGTGGAGCAAGCCTCTCCTCAGCAATAGCAAGATCGACAGCAGGGGGACTGAGGGGAACTACTGGAGACTGAG
This window encodes:
- the LOC136236835 gene encoding sericin-1-like, producing the protein MAVMVVASGTSGTAGTIGTSGTASTSGTAGTGGAAGTHSTTGTSGTAGTIGTIGIAGSIGISGTAGTSGTAGSTDSSGTAGSIGTGGTSGTAGTTDTSGTTGSSGTAGTSDTAGTTDTSGTTGSSGTAGTSSTAGT